In a genomic window of Enterobacter asburiae:
- the ppa gene encoding inorganic diphosphatase — translation MSLLNVPAGKELPEDIYVVIEIPANADPIKYEIDKDTGALFVDRFMSTAMFYPCNYGYINHTLSLDGDPVDVLVPTPYPLQPGSVIRCRPVGVLKMTDEAGEDAKLVAVPHTKLSKEYDHIKDVNDLPELLKAQIAHFFEHYKDLEKGKWVKVDGWDNAEAAKAEIIASFERAAKK, via the coding sequence ATGAGCTTACTCAACGTCCCTGCGGGTAAAGAACTGCCAGAAGACATCTACGTTGTTATCGAAATCCCGGCCAACGCAGATCCAATCAAATACGAAATCGACAAAGACACCGGTGCGCTGTTCGTTGACCGTTTCATGTCTACCGCAATGTTCTATCCGTGCAACTACGGCTACATCAACCACACCCTGTCTCTGGACGGTGACCCGGTTGACGTGCTGGTCCCAACGCCATACCCACTGCAGCCAGGCTCAGTCATTCGCTGCCGTCCTGTTGGCGTGCTGAAAATGACTGACGAAGCGGGTGAAGATGCGAAGCTGGTTGCGGTACCGCACACCAAGCTGAGCAAAGAGTACGATCACATTAAAGATGTGAACGACCTGCCAGAGCTGCTGAAAGCGCAGATCGCCCACTTCTTCGAGCACTACAAAGACCTCGAAAAAGGCAAATGGGTTAAGGTTGACGGCTGGGACAACGCAGAAGCGGCGAAAGCAGAAATCATCGCCTC
- the ytfQ gene encoding galactofuranose ABC transporter substrate-binding protein YtfQ — protein sequence MWKRLLLVTAVSAAMSSMAMAAPLTVGFSQVGSESGWRAAETNVAKSEAQKRGITLKIADGQQKQENQIKAVRSFIAQGVDAIFIAPVVATGWEPVLKEAKDAEIPVFLLDRSIDVKDKSLYMTTVTANNVLEGQLIGDWLIKQVDGKPCNVVELQGTVGASVAIDRKKGFAEAIAKAPNIKIIRSQSGDFTRSKGKEVMESFIKAENNGKNICMVYAHNDDMAIGAIQAIKEAGLKPGKDILTGSIDGVPDIYKAMIDGEANASVELTPNMAGPAFDALEKFKKDGTMPEKVTVTKSTLYLPDTAKEELEKKKNMGY from the coding sequence ATGTGGAAGCGCTTACTTCTTGTCACAGCAGTTTCGGCAGCCATGTCGTCTATGGCGATGGCCGCTCCCTTAACCGTAGGTTTCTCGCAAGTTGGCTCTGAATCCGGCTGGCGTGCGGCAGAAACCAACGTTGCGAAAAGCGAGGCTCAGAAACGCGGTATCACCCTGAAAATCGCCGATGGTCAGCAAAAACAAGAGAATCAGATCAAAGCCGTACGCTCCTTTATCGCCCAGGGCGTGGATGCCATCTTTATTGCACCAGTGGTGGCGACCGGCTGGGAACCCGTCCTGAAGGAAGCGAAAGACGCTGAAATTCCGGTCTTCCTGCTCGACCGTTCCATCGACGTCAAAGACAAATCTCTCTATATGACCACCGTCACCGCTAATAACGTGCTTGAAGGGCAGTTAATTGGCGACTGGCTGATTAAACAGGTCGACGGCAAGCCGTGTAACGTCGTTGAGCTGCAGGGCACCGTCGGTGCCAGCGTGGCCATCGACCGTAAGAAAGGGTTTGCTGAGGCCATTGCCAAAGCGCCAAACATCAAGATTATCCGCTCCCAGTCCGGCGACTTTACCCGCAGTAAGGGTAAAGAGGTCATGGAGAGCTTTATCAAGGCTGAAAACAACGGCAAGAACATCTGCATGGTTTACGCCCACAACGATGACATGGCGATCGGCGCAATTCAGGCCATTAAAGAAGCGGGCCTGAAGCCGGGCAAAGACATCCTCACCGGCTCTATCGACGGCGTGCCGGACATCTATAAAGCAATGATCGATGGTGAAGCCAACGCCAGCGTGGAGCTTACGCCAAACATGGCGGGCCCGGCATTCGACGCGCTGGAGAAATTCAAGAAAGACGGCACGATGCCTGAGAAGGTGACCGTCACCAAGTCCACGCTCTACCTGCCGGATACGGCGAAAGAAGAGTTAGAGAAGAAGAAAAATATGGGCTACTGA
- a CDS encoding sugar ABC transporter ATP-binding protein — protein MKTEQHQEILRTEGLSKFFPGVKALDNVDFSLRRGEIMALLGENGAGKSTLIKSLTGVYQADRGTIWLEGNAISPKNTAHAQQLGIGTVYQEVNLLPNMSVADNLFIGREPRRFGLLRRKEMEARATQLMESYGFSLDVREPLNRFSVAMQQIVAICRAIDLSAKVLILDEPTASLDTQEVEMLFTLMRQLRDRGVSLIFVTHFLDQVYEVSDRITVLRNGSFVGCRETRELPQIELVKMMLGRELETNALQRAGRTLLSEKPVAAFSDYGKKGVISPFNLEVRPGEIVGLAGLLGSGRTETAEVIFGIKPADSGSAMIKGKPQTLRSPHQASCLGVGFCPEDRKTDGIIAAASVRENIILALQAQRGWLRPIPRKEQNAIAERFIRQLGIRTPSAEQPIEFLSGGNQQKVLLSRWLLTKPQFLILDEPTRGIDVGAHAEIIRLIETLCADGLALLVISSELEELVGYADRVIIMRDRKQVAEIPLDKLSVPAIMNAIAA, from the coding sequence ATGAAAACTGAACAACACCAGGAAATCCTCCGCACAGAGGGCTTAAGCAAATTCTTCCCTGGCGTAAAGGCGCTGGATAACGTCGATTTTAGCCTGCGGCGCGGTGAGATCATGGCGCTGCTGGGCGAGAACGGCGCGGGCAAATCAACGCTGATTAAATCTCTGACCGGCGTGTATCAAGCCGATCGCGGCACCATCTGGCTGGAAGGTAACGCCATTTCGCCAAAAAATACCGCCCATGCCCAGCAGCTGGGGATCGGGACGGTTTACCAGGAAGTGAACCTGCTGCCGAATATGTCGGTGGCGGATAACCTGTTTATTGGCCGCGAGCCACGCCGCTTTGGCCTGCTGCGCCGCAAAGAGATGGAGGCGCGGGCCACGCAACTGATGGAGTCGTACGGCTTCTCCCTCGACGTTCGCGAGCCGCTGAACCGCTTTTCCGTGGCGATGCAGCAGATCGTCGCCATCTGTCGGGCGATCGATCTCTCGGCAAAGGTGCTGATCCTCGACGAACCCACCGCCAGCCTCGATACCCAGGAAGTGGAGATGCTCTTTACCCTGATGCGCCAGCTGCGCGATCGGGGCGTGAGCCTGATCTTCGTTACGCACTTCCTCGATCAGGTGTATGAGGTGAGCGATCGCATTACGGTGCTGCGCAACGGCAGCTTTGTCGGCTGCCGCGAAACCCGCGAGCTCCCGCAGATAGAGCTGGTGAAAATGATGTTGGGCCGTGAGCTGGAAACTAACGCCCTTCAGCGCGCAGGGCGCACGCTGCTGAGCGAGAAGCCGGTCGCCGCGTTCAGCGATTACGGTAAAAAAGGGGTGATCTCGCCGTTTAACCTTGAAGTGCGGCCCGGTGAAATTGTCGGACTGGCGGGCCTGTTAGGCTCAGGACGAACCGAAACCGCCGAGGTGATCTTCGGGATCAAGCCAGCGGACAGCGGCAGCGCGATGATCAAAGGCAAACCGCAAACCCTGCGATCGCCGCATCAGGCGTCGTGTCTGGGCGTCGGCTTCTGCCCGGAAGACCGGAAAACGGACGGAATTATTGCCGCCGCCTCGGTGCGCGAAAATATCATCCTGGCCCTGCAGGCGCAGCGCGGCTGGCTACGCCCGATCCCCCGTAAAGAGCAAAACGCGATCGCCGAGCGCTTTATACGCCAGCTCGGCATCCGCACCCCGAGCGCGGAACAGCCGATTGAGTTCCTCTCCGGCGGTAACCAGCAGAAGGTGCTGCTCTCCCGCTGGCTGCTGACCAAACCCCAGTTCCTGATCCTCGACGAGCCGACGCGCGGTATCGACGTGGGCGCGCACGCCGAAATTATCCGGCTTATCGAAACGCTCTGTGCGGACGGGCTGGCCCTGCTGGTTATTTCGTCCGAGCTGGAAGAGCTGGTGGGCTATGCCGATCGCGTCATTATCATGCGCGATCGCAAACAGGTGGCAGAGATCCCGCTGGATAAGCTGTCCGTTCCGGCAATCATGAATGCCATCGCGGCGTAA
- a CDS encoding ABC transporter permease, whose translation MMSRSLSQTGESKRRFSWPTGTPQIAALLVVLLVDSLVAPHFFQIVVQDGRLFGSPIDILNRAAPVALLAIGMTLVIATGGIDLSVGAVMAIAGATAASMTVAGHSLPVVLLAALGTGVLAGLWNGILVAVLKIQPFVATLILMVAGRGVAQLITSGQIVTFNSPSLAWIGSGNLLFFPTPVIVALVTLVVFWLFTRKTALGMFIEAVGINIRAARNAGVNTRLMVMLTYVLSGVCAAIAGVIVAADIRGADANNAGLWLELDAILAVVIGGGSLMGGRFNLLLSVIGALIIQGMNTGILLSGFQPELNQVVKAVVVLCVLIVQSPRFVSIIKGIRGHDKT comes from the coding sequence GTGATGTCCCGTTCGCTTTCGCAAACCGGTGAGTCAAAGCGCCGCTTTAGCTGGCCAACCGGCACGCCGCAAATTGCGGCGCTGCTGGTCGTGCTGCTGGTAGATAGCCTTGTCGCACCGCATTTCTTCCAGATCGTCGTGCAGGATGGCCGCCTGTTTGGCAGCCCGATCGATATTTTAAACCGTGCTGCGCCCGTGGCGCTGCTGGCGATTGGGATGACGCTGGTGATCGCCACCGGCGGGATTGACCTCTCCGTCGGCGCGGTAATGGCAATCGCCGGCGCTACCGCTGCCTCCATGACCGTGGCCGGACACAGCCTGCCGGTGGTACTGCTGGCGGCATTGGGCACCGGGGTGCTGGCCGGACTATGGAACGGCATTCTGGTCGCGGTGCTGAAAATTCAGCCCTTTGTCGCCACCCTTATCTTAATGGTGGCCGGACGCGGGGTGGCGCAGCTGATTACCTCCGGACAGATTGTCACCTTTAACTCGCCGAGCCTGGCGTGGATCGGCAGCGGCAACCTCCTGTTCTTCCCGACACCGGTGATCGTTGCGCTGGTCACGTTAGTGGTGTTCTGGCTCTTCACCCGCAAAACGGCTCTCGGCATGTTCATTGAGGCGGTGGGGATCAACATTCGCGCCGCGCGCAACGCCGGGGTCAACACCCGGCTGATGGTGATGCTGACCTACGTGCTGAGCGGCGTGTGTGCCGCCATCGCCGGGGTCATCGTCGCGGCAGATATCCGCGGGGCCGATGCCAACAACGCCGGGCTCTGGCTGGAGCTGGACGCGATCCTCGCGGTGGTGATCGGCGGCGGGTCGCTAATGGGCGGGCGTTTTAACCTGCTGCTCTCGGTGATTGGCGCGCTGATCATTCAGGGCATGAACACCGGGATCCTGCTTTCGGGGTTCCAGCCGGAACTCAACCAGGTGGTAAAAGCGGTGGTCGTGCTTTGCGTGCTGATCGTCCAGTCGCCGCGCTTTGTCAGCATCATTAAGGGGATCCGTGGCCATGATAAAACGTAA
- the yjfF gene encoding sugar ABC transporter permease YjfF, whose product MIKRNLPLTITLGVFVLGYLYCLTQFPGFASTRVICNILTDNAFLGIIAVGMTFVILSGGIDLSVGSVIAFTGVFLAKAIGFWGISPLVAFPLVLAMGCAFGAFMGLLIDALKIPAFIITLAGMFFLRGVSYLVSEESIPINHPVYDTLSSLAWKIPGGGRLSAMGLLMLGVVVIGIFLAHRTRFGNQVYAIGGNATSANLMGISTRSTTIRIYMLSTGLATLAGIVFSVYTQAGYALAGVGVELDAIASVVIGGTLLSGGVGTVLGTLFGVAIQGLIQTYINFDGTLSSWWTKIAIGILLFIFIALQRGLTVLWENRQSSPVTRVNTSVTER is encoded by the coding sequence ATGATAAAACGTAATTTACCGTTAACGATCACGCTGGGCGTGTTTGTGCTGGGGTATCTCTACTGCCTCACTCAATTCCCCGGTTTTGCCTCGACGCGCGTGATCTGCAATATCCTGACCGATAACGCCTTTTTAGGCATCATCGCGGTCGGGATGACCTTTGTGATCCTCTCCGGCGGGATCGATCTCTCCGTCGGCTCGGTGATCGCGTTTACGGGCGTATTCCTCGCGAAGGCGATCGGCTTCTGGGGCATCTCTCCGCTGGTGGCGTTTCCGCTGGTGCTGGCGATGGGCTGCGCGTTTGGCGCTTTTATGGGGCTGCTGATCGACGCGTTAAAAATCCCGGCGTTTATCATTACCCTCGCGGGAATGTTCTTCCTGCGCGGGGTGAGCTATCTGGTGTCGGAAGAGTCGATTCCGATTAACCATCCGGTGTATGACACGCTCTCCAGCCTGGCGTGGAAAATTCCCGGCGGCGGTCGCCTCAGCGCAATGGGGCTGCTGATGCTGGGCGTGGTAGTGATTGGCATCTTCCTCGCTCACCGCACCCGGTTCGGCAATCAGGTTTACGCCATCGGCGGCAACGCTACGTCGGCAAACCTGATGGGGATCTCGACCCGCAGCACCACCATCCGCATCTATATGCTCTCGACAGGCCTGGCGACGCTGGCGGGTATCGTCTTCTCGGTGTATACCCAGGCGGGCTATGCCCTTGCAGGCGTGGGCGTTGAGCTGGATGCGATTGCTTCTGTGGTTATCGGCGGCACGCTGCTCAGCGGCGGGGTAGGAACGGTGCTGGGGACGCTGTTCGGCGTGGCGATCCAGGGGCTGATTCAGACCTATATCAACTTCGACGGCACGCTCAGTTCATGGTGGACGAAGATCGCCATCGGCATTCTGCTGTTTATTTTTATCGCGCTCCAGCGCGGCCTGACGGTGCTCTGGGAGAACCGTCAAAGCTCGCCTGTTACCCGCGTAAACACATCAGTAACAGAGCGATAA
- a CDS encoding methyl-accepting chemotaxis protein — translation MLKTLSIRTGLLSLLAVMTLLLLIVSGIGIYALTQSSSSLQRINHLQGEQMVQLNSGYTLILRARNEAGQAVRMMEIGMLDDAAKAVKNINQEVALAQKTLKGVIDGGVADEQGQQLLDKVAASLATYNQQGIGPMLKTLNDQSADSYYDLLENTLIPVAKQFDNDMQAFQKWSEVRGQAEVSAVQASKTRVLILIIVAALLTAGIIVLAWLVLRHMLLKPLSASIAQLENVAAGDLTHTLNAPASQEFNRLNAAIEEMRQSLMSSVMRVRDASSQIDTGSRELTAGNRDLAERTESTATSLEQTAASMEQITATVKLNADNAEQAHQLAKSVSDTADHGSEMVCYVIEKMRDISGSSARIADILSVIDGIAFQTNILALNASVEAARAGEQGRGFAVVAGEVRNLASRSADAAKEIRSLISDSQTHVNEGSELAQQAGETMDEIATEVLRMTKLMREIATASQEQSRGIEQVNIAVNQMDETAQQNAALVQQSSAATRSLEEQSRQLMEAMSSFKVTAQTAA, via the coding sequence ATGCTTAAAACGCTATCGATTCGTACCGGCTTGCTCTCTTTACTGGCCGTTATGACCCTTCTGCTGCTGATTGTCAGCGGCATCGGCATTTATGCCCTCACACAGAGTTCTTCTTCACTGCAGCGCATTAATCACCTTCAGGGTGAGCAGATGGTGCAGCTTAATTCAGGCTATACGCTGATCCTGCGCGCGCGCAATGAGGCGGGTCAGGCCGTCCGGATGATGGAAATCGGCATGCTGGACGATGCGGCCAAAGCGGTAAAAAACATCAATCAGGAAGTTGCCCTGGCCCAGAAAACGCTGAAAGGCGTGATTGACGGCGGCGTGGCTGACGAGCAGGGGCAGCAGCTCCTCGATAAAGTCGCGGCCAGCCTGGCGACGTATAACCAGCAGGGGATCGGCCCGATGCTGAAAACCCTGAATGACCAGAGCGCGGACAGCTATTACGATCTGCTGGAGAACACGCTAATCCCGGTAGCGAAGCAGTTTGATAACGATATGCAGGCGTTTCAAAAATGGAGCGAAGTGCGAGGTCAGGCGGAAGTGAGCGCTGTGCAGGCGAGCAAAACCCGCGTGCTGATCCTGATTATCGTCGCCGCGCTGCTGACGGCGGGCATTATCGTGCTCGCCTGGCTGGTGCTGCGCCATATGCTGCTTAAGCCGCTGTCGGCCTCCATTGCGCAGCTGGAGAACGTGGCGGCGGGGGACTTAACCCATACGCTGAATGCGCCGGCGAGCCAGGAGTTTAACCGCCTCAACGCGGCGATAGAGGAGATGCGCCAGTCTCTGATGAGCTCGGTTATGCGGGTACGCGATGCCAGCTCGCAAATTGACACCGGCAGCCGCGAGCTGACGGCGGGGAACCGGGATCTTGCCGAGCGCACCGAATCTACCGCCACGTCGCTGGAGCAGACCGCCGCCAGCATGGAGCAGATCACCGCGACGGTGAAGCTCAACGCCGATAATGCCGAGCAGGCGCACCAGCTGGCGAAGTCCGTTTCCGACACCGCCGATCACGGCAGCGAAATGGTCTGCTACGTGATTGAAAAAATGCGCGATATTTCAGGCAGCTCGGCGCGCATCGCCGACATCCTGAGCGTGATCGACGGTATTGCCTTCCAGACCAACATTCTGGCGCTCAACGCCTCCGTGGAAGCGGCGCGCGCGGGCGAGCAGGGACGCGGGTTTGCCGTCGTCGCGGGTGAAGTCCGCAACCTTGCCAGCCGCAGCGCCGACGCGGCGAAAGAGATCCGCTCGCTTATCAGTGATTCGCAGACCCACGTTAACGAGGGCAGCGAGCTGGCCCAGCAGGCGGGTGAAACGATGGATGAGATCGCAACAGAAGTGCTGCGCATGACTAAACTGATGCGCGAAATTGCCACCGCGTCTCAGGAGCAGAGCCGCGGCATTGAGCAGGTGAATATTGCGGTGAATCAGATGGACGAAACCGCGCAGCAGAATGCGGCGCTGGTGCAGCAATCCTCCGCCGCGACCCGCTCCCTTGAGGAGCAGTCGCGTCAGCTGATGGAAGCCATGTCATCGTTCAAAGTGACGGCTCAGACTGCGGCATAA
- a CDS encoding LysR family transcriptional regulator: MKNYSRANTGIDLNLIPVFIEVVRCGSMAKASLRLEMSRPAVSLALKRFNQLFDESLFSRKGLYLEPTEKALALTSSLEILMGDIHDNIAAVNSARNKTPAQNAPGPGNIMPQSEPSL; this comes from the coding sequence ATGAAAAATTATTCCCGGGCTAATACCGGCATTGATTTAAACCTTATTCCTGTATTTATTGAAGTCGTCCGCTGCGGCAGTATGGCAAAAGCCTCTTTGCGCCTGGAGATGTCCCGTCCTGCGGTGAGCCTGGCGTTGAAACGCTTTAATCAACTGTTTGATGAGTCTTTATTTTCCCGAAAAGGTTTATATCTTGAACCGACGGAAAAAGCGTTAGCGTTAACCAGCTCGCTGGAAATATTAATGGGTGATATTCACGATAATATTGCGGCGGTAAATTCCGCGAGGAATAAAACCCCGGCACAGAATGCACCGGGGCCGGGGAATATTATGCCGCAGTCTGAGCCGTCACTTTGA
- the fbp gene encoding class 1 fructose-bisphosphatase, with product MKTLGEFIVEKQHEFSHATGELTALLSAIKLGAKIIHRDINKAGLVDILGASGAENVQGEVQQKLDLFANEKLKAALRARDIVAGIASEEEDEIVVFEGCEHAKYVVLMDPLDGSSNIDVNVSVGTIFSIYRRVTPVGTPVTEEDFLQPGINQVAAGYVVYGSSTMLVYTTGCGVHAFTYDPSLGVFCLSQERMRFPEKGNTYSINEGNYIRFPNGVKKYIKFCQEEDKATQRPYTSRYIGSLVADFHRNLLKGGIYLYPSTASHPDGKLRLLYECNPMAFLAEQAGGKASDGKERILDIVPESLHQRRSFFVGNNHMVEDVERFIREYPDA from the coding sequence ATGAAAACGTTAGGTGAATTTATTGTCGAAAAGCAGCACGAGTTCTCTCATGCTACGGGTGAACTCACTGCTTTGCTGTCGGCAATAAAGCTGGGCGCTAAGATCATCCACCGTGATATCAACAAGGCCGGTCTGGTCGATATCCTGGGTGCCAGCGGTGCCGAAAACGTTCAGGGCGAGGTTCAGCAGAAACTCGATCTGTTCGCAAATGAAAAACTGAAAGCTGCACTGCGCGCGCGCGACATCGTTGCGGGTATCGCCTCTGAAGAAGAAGATGAAATTGTTGTTTTCGAAGGGTGTGAACACGCTAAATACGTTGTTCTGATGGATCCGCTCGACGGCTCCTCCAACATCGACGTTAACGTTTCTGTCGGTACCATTTTCTCCATCTACCGCCGCGTCACGCCTGTTGGCACGCCGGTGACCGAAGAAGATTTCCTGCAGCCTGGCATTAATCAGGTTGCAGCCGGTTACGTCGTTTATGGCTCCTCCACCATGCTGGTGTATACCACCGGGTGCGGGGTTCACGCCTTTACGTACGATCCGTCACTGGGCGTTTTCTGCCTGAGCCAGGAACGCATGCGCTTCCCGGAGAAAGGCAACACCTACTCCATCAACGAAGGCAACTACATCCGCTTCCCGAACGGCGTGAAGAAGTACATCAAATTCTGTCAGGAAGAAGATAAAGCGACCCAGCGCCCTTACACGTCCCGCTATATTGGCTCTCTGGTCGCGGATTTCCACCGTAACCTGCTGAAAGGCGGTATCTACCTTTACCCAAGCACCGCCAGCCACCCGGACGGGAAGCTGCGTCTGCTGTACGAATGCAACCCGATGGCGTTCCTGGCCGAACAGGCGGGCGGTAAGGCGAGCGACGGTAAAGAGCGTATTCTGGATATCGTGCCGGAAAGCCTTCACCAGCGCCGTTCATTCTTCGTCGGCAACAACCACATGGTTGAAGACGTTGAACGTTTTATCCGTGAGTACCCGGACGCGTAA
- the mpl gene encoding UDP-N-acetylmuramate:L-alanyl-gamma-D-glutamyl-meso-diaminopimelate ligase, whose product MRIHILGICGTFMGGLAMLARSLGHEVTGSDANVYPPMSTLLEKQGISLIQGYDASQLDPEPDLVIIGNAMTRGNPCVEAVLERNIPFMSGPQWLHDFVLRDRWVVAVAGTHGKTTTAGMATWILEACGYKPGFVIGGVPGNFDVSARLGDSPFFVIEADEYDCAFFDKRSKFVHYCPRTLILNNLEFDHADIFDDLKAIQKQFHHLVRIVPGQGRIILPENDINLKQTMAMGCWSEQELVGEQGHWQAKKLNADASEWEVLLDGEKVGEVKWGLVGEHNMHNGLMAIAAARHVGVLPADAANALGSFINARRRLELRGEANGVTVYDDFAHHPTAILATLAALRGKVGGTARILAVLEPRSNTMKMGICKDDLAPSLGRADEVFLLQPQHIPWQVAEVADACIQPAHWSADVDVLADMVVKAAQPGDHILVMSNGGFGGIHQKLLDGLAKKAEAAAAE is encoded by the coding sequence ATGCGCATTCATATATTGGGGATTTGTGGCACTTTCATGGGCGGACTGGCAATGCTGGCGCGCTCGCTGGGCCATGAAGTGACAGGTTCGGACGCCAATGTGTATCCGCCGATGAGCACGCTTCTGGAAAAACAGGGCATCTCGCTAATTCAGGGCTACGATGCCAGCCAGCTGGATCCCGAGCCGGATCTGGTCATTATTGGCAACGCCATGACCCGCGGTAACCCGTGCGTTGAAGCGGTGCTGGAACGCAATATTCCGTTCATGTCCGGCCCGCAGTGGCTGCATGACTTCGTGCTGCGCGACCGTTGGGTAGTTGCCGTGGCCGGTACCCACGGAAAAACCACTACCGCCGGCATGGCGACCTGGATCCTCGAAGCCTGCGGCTACAAGCCGGGCTTTGTGATCGGCGGCGTGCCGGGTAACTTCGACGTCTCTGCGCGTCTTGGCGACAGCCCGTTCTTTGTGATTGAAGCGGATGAATACGACTGCGCATTCTTCGACAAGCGCTCCAAGTTCGTGCATTACTGCCCGCGCACGCTGATCCTCAACAACCTTGAGTTCGATCACGCGGACATCTTTGACGATCTGAAAGCGATTCAGAAACAGTTCCACCATCTGGTGCGCATTGTTCCGGGTCAGGGCCGCATCATCCTGCCGGAGAACGACATCAACCTGAAGCAGACCATGGCGATGGGCTGCTGGAGCGAGCAGGAGCTGGTGGGCGAGCAGGGCCACTGGCAGGCGAAAAAGCTCAACGCGGATGCCTCCGAGTGGGAAGTGCTGCTCGACGGTGAAAAAGTGGGCGAGGTGAAGTGGGGCCTGGTGGGCGAGCACAACATGCACAACGGCCTGATGGCGATTGCTGCGGCGCGCCACGTGGGCGTGCTGCCTGCGGATGCCGCTAATGCGCTCGGCTCGTTCATTAACGCCCGCCGCCGCCTGGAACTGCGCGGCGAAGCGAATGGCGTGACGGTCTATGACGATTTCGCGCACCACCCGACCGCCATTCTGGCGACGCTTGCCGCGTTACGCGGCAAGGTTGGCGGTACCGCGCGCATTCTGGCGGTGCTGGAACCGCGCTCAAACACCATGAAAATGGGCATTTGCAAAGACGACCTCGCACCGTCCCTGGGACGTGCCGACGAAGTCTTCCTGCTGCAGCCGCAGCATATTCCGTGGCAGGTGGCTGAAGTGGCGGATGCCTGCATTCAGCCTGCGCACTGGAGTGCGGACGTGGATGTGCTCGCGGATATGGTGGTGAAAGCGGCTCAGCCTGGCGATCACATTCTGGTGATGAGCAACGGCGGGTTCGGTGGGATCCATCAGAAGCTGCTGGACGGTCTGGCGAAGAAAGCGGAAGCGGCGGCTGCAGAGTAA
- a CDS encoding ribosome-associated protein, whose protein sequence is MTKQPEDWLDDVPGDDIEDEDDEIIWVSKSEIKRDAEELKQLGAEMVELGKNALDKIPLDQDLRDAIELAQKIKKEGRRRQLQLIGKMLRQRDVDPIRQALDKLKNRHNQQVALFHKLEQIRDRLIEQGDDAVPEVLNLWPDADRQQLRSLIRNAKKEKEGNKPPKSARLIFQYLRELSENGE, encoded by the coding sequence ATGACTAAGCAGCCCGAAGACTGGCTCGACGACGTTCCCGGTGATGACATCGAAGACGAAGATGATGAGATCATCTGGGTCAGTAAAAGTGAAATTAAACGTGACGCCGAAGAGTTAAAACAGCTTGGCGCAGAAATGGTAGAACTGGGTAAAAACGCGCTGGACAAGATCCCGCTCGACCAAGATCTGCGTGATGCCATTGAACTGGCACAGAAAATCAAAAAAGAAGGCCGTCGTCGCCAGCTTCAGCTTATCGGTAAAATGCTGCGTCAGCGCGACGTGGATCCGATCCGTCAGGCGCTGGACAAGCTGAAAAACCGCCACAACCAGCAGGTTGCGCTGTTCCATAAGTTGGAGCAGATCCGCGATCGTCTGATTGAACAGGGTGATGATGCAGTACCGGAAGTACTGAACCTGTGGCCGGATGCCGACCGCCAGCAGCTGCGTTCTTTGATCCGCAACGCGAAGAAAGAGAAAGAAGGGAATAAGCCGCCGAAGTCCGCGCGCCTGATTTTCCAGTATCTGCGCGAGCTGTCTGAGAACGGCGAGTAA